From Nerophis lumbriciformis linkage group LG38, RoL_Nlum_v2.1, whole genome shotgun sequence, the proteins below share one genomic window:
- the LOC133578415 gene encoding myosin heavy chain, fast skeletal muscle-like isoform X1, translating into MGDPEMECFGPASVYLRKPERERIEAQNTPFDAKTAYFVTEPAEMYLKGKLVKKEGGKATVETLIGAKSLTVKEDEIFPMNPPKYDKIEDMAMMTHLSEPSVLYNLKERYAAWMIYTYSGLFCVTVNPYKWLPVYDAKVVSGYRGKKRIEAPPHIFSISDNAYQFMLQDKENQSILITGESGAGKTVNTKRVIQYFATIAVAGGKKTEQAAGKMQGSLEDQIIAANPLLEAYGNAKTVRNDNSSRFGKFIRIHFGTTGKLASADIETYLLEKSRVTFQLSAERSYHIFYQLMTGHKPDLIEALLITKNPYDFPMISQGEITVKSIDDIEEFIATDSAIDILGFTGEEKHGIYKLTGAVMHHGNMKFKQKQREEQAEPDGTEVADKIAYLMGLNSADLLKALCYPRVKVGNEFVTKGQTVPQVHNSVMALSKSVYEKMFLWMVVRINEMLDTKQSRSFFIGVLDIAGFEIFDYNSLEQLCINFTNEKLQQFFNHHMFVLEQEEYKKEGIEWEFIDFGMDLAACIELIEKPMGIFSILEEECMFPKASDTTFKNKLYDQHLGKSAPFQKPKPAKGKAEAHFALVHYAGTVDYNVTGWLDKNKDPLNDSVLQLYQKSSVKLLSHLYLAHAGSEAESGKKAGKKKGGSFQTVSALFRENLGKLMTNLRSTHPHFVRCLIPNESKTPGLMENFLVIHQLRCNGVLEGIRICRKGFPSRILYGDFKQRYKVLNASVIPEGQFIDNKKASEKLLGSIDVDQSQYKFGHTKVFFKAGLLGTLEEMRDEKLAILVTMTQALCRGYVMRKEFVKMMERREAIYSIQYNIRSFTNVKSWPWMKLYFKIKPLLKSAETEKEMANMKEDFEKTKEDLTKALAKKKELEEKMVSLLQEKNDLQLQIQSDGETLNDAEERCEGLIKAKIQLEAKVKEACERLEDEEEVNGELTAKKRKLEDECSELKKDIDDMELTLAKVEKEKHATENKVKNLTEEMATLDEGIAKLSKEKKALQEAHQQTLDDLQAEEDKVNTLTKAKIKLEQQVDDLEGSLEQEKKLRMDLERSKRKLEGDLKLAHETIMDLENDKQQSDEKIKKKDFESSQLLSRIEDEQSLSAQHQKKIKELQARIEELEEEIEAERAARAKVEKQRSDLSRELEEISERLEEAGGATAVQIEMNKKREAEFQKMRRDLEESTLQHESTAAALRKKQADSVAELGEQIDNLQRVKQKLEKEKSEYKMEIDDLSSNMENISKSKTNLEKMCRTLEDQLSEFKSKNEEHVRQLNDVGLHRARLQTEHGEISRQLEEKEALISQLTRSKQANIQQIDEFKRHLEEEVKSKNALAHAVQSSRHDCDLLREQYEEEQEAKAELQRALSKANSEVAQWRTKYETDAIQRTEELEEAKKKLAQRLQDAEESIEAVNAKCASLEKTKQRLHCEVEDLMIDVERANALAAALDKKQRNFDKVLAEWKQKYEESQAELEGALKEARSLSTEMFKMKNSYEEALDHLETLKRENKNLQQEVSDLTEQISQTGKTIHELEKSKKIVEIEKSELQTSLEEAEAALEHEESKILRVQLELTQVKSEVDRKLAEKDEEMEQIKRNSQRVIESMQSTLDAEIRSRNDALRIKKKMEGDLNEMEIQLSHANRQAAEAQKQLRNVQGQLKDAQLHLDDALRGQDEMREQVAMVERRNTLMLAEIEELRSALEQTERSRKVAEAELIDASERVTLLHSQNTSLINTKKKLEADLVQIQGEVEDSVQEARNAEDKAKKAITDAAMMAEELKKEQDTSAHLERMKKNLEVTVKDLQHRLDEAETLALKGGKKQIQKLEARIRELENEVDAEQRRGAEAIKGVRKYERRVKELTYQAEEDRKNVNRLQDLVDKLQLKVKAYKRQSEESEEQANTHLTRYRKVQHEMEEAQERADIAESQVNKLRARSREFVKTKEAEE; encoded by the exons ATGGGTGATCCAGAAATGGAGTGTTTTGGCCCGGCGTCCGTTTACCTCCGGAAGCCAGAGCGAGAGAGAATCGAGGCTCAAAACACTCCTTTTGACGCAAAGACCGCGTACTTTGTGACTGAGCCCGCCGAGATGTACCTCAAGGGCAAACTGGTGAAGAAGGAAGGTGGTAAAGCCACCGTGGAAACGCTCATTGGAGCAAAG AGTTTAACAGTCAAGGAGGATGAAATCTTCCCCATGAATCCACCAAAGTATGACAAGATTGAGGACATGGCCATGATGACCCACCTCAGCGAGCCTTCTGTGCTGTATAACCTCAAAGAGCGCTACGCAGCATGGATGATCTAC ACCTACTCTGGGTTGTTCTGCGTCACTGTGAACCCTTACAAGTGGCTCCCAGTGTACGACGCAAAGGTCGTATCGGGATACAGAGGCAAAAAGAGGATTGAGGCTCCCCCCCACATCTTCTCCATCTCTGACAACGCCTATCAGTTCATGCTCCAAG ATAAAGAAAACCAGTCCATCCTGATTAC TGGAGAATCCGGTGCAGGAAAGACTGTGAACACCAAACGTGTCATCCAGTACTTTGCGACAATCGCAGTGGCTGGAGGAAAGAAAACGGAGCAAGCTGCCGGCAAAATGCAG GGTTCACTGGAGGATCAAATCATTGCAGCTAATCCATTGCTGGAAGCTTATGGTAACGCCAAGACTGTGAGGAATGACAATTCTTCACGATTT GGTAAATTCATCAGAATTCACTTTGGAACCACTGGAAAGCTGGCTTCAGCTGATATCGAAACAT ATCTGCTGGAGAAGTCCCGTGTCACTTTCCAGCTGTCTGCTGAGAGGAGCTACCACATCTTCTACCAGCTCATGACAGGCCACAAACCTGACCTAATTG AGGCACTCCTGATCACCAAAAATCCATATGACTTCCCAATGATCAGTCAAGGTGAAATCACTGTGAAGAGTATCGATGACATTGAAGAATTCATCGCAACTGAT AGTGCCATTGACATTCTGGGATTCACCGGGGAAGAAAAGCATGGCATTTATAAGCTAACTGGAGCTGTGATGCATCATGGCAACATGAAGTTCAAGCAGAAGCAAAGAGAGGAGCAGGCTGAGCCTGATGGCACCGAGG TGGCTGATAAAATCGCTTACCTCATGGGTCTGAACTCTGCCGACTTGCTCAAAGCCCTGTGCTATCCCAGAGTGAAAGTTGGGAATGAATTTGTGACAAAAGGCCAGACTGTGCCACAG GTTCACAATTCTGTCATGGCTCTCAGCAAATCAGTCTATGAGAAAATGTTCTTGTGGATGGTGGTCAGAATCAATGAGATGCTGGACACCAAGCAGTCCCGAAGCTTCTTCATTGGTGTGCTGGATATTGCTGGATTTGAGATTTTTGAC TACAACAGCTTGGAGCAGCTCTGCATTAACTTCACCAATGAGAAACTGCAACAGTTTTTCAACCACCACATGTTTGTCCTGGAGCAAGAAGAGTACAAGAAAGAAGGAATCGAATGGGAGTTCATTGACTTTGGCATGGACTTGGCTGCCTGCATTGAGCTTATTGAGAAG CCAATGGGCATCTTCTCCATCCTTGAAGAGGAGTGCATGTTCCCCAAGGCTTCAGACACAACCTTCAAGAACAAACTGTATGACCAACATCTTGGCAAAAGTGCCCCCTTCCAGAAGCCAAAGCCAGCCAAAGGCAAAGCTGAGGCTCACTTTGCCCTTGTTCACTACGCTGGTACTGTTGACTACAATGTCACTGGCTGGCTGGACAAGAACAAGGACCCCCTGAACGACTCAGTTCTGCAGCTCTACCAGAAATCCTCAGTCAAGCTGTTATCCCACCTCTACCTCGCACATGCCGGATCCGAAG CAGAGAGTGGCAAAAAGGCTGGCAAGAAGAAGGGTGGCTCATTTCAGACTGTGTCTGCTCTTTTCAGG GAGAATTTAGGCAAGCTGATGACCAACTTAAGAAGCACCCATCCTCATTTTGTGCGTTGTTTGATTCCAAACGAATCTAAGACCCCAG GTCTGATGGAGAACTTCTTGGTCATTCACCAGCTGAGATGTAATGGTGTGCTGGAGGGCATCAGGATTTGCAGGAAGGGATTTCCCAGCAGAATCCTCTATGGTGACTTCAAGCAGAG ATACAAAGTATTGAATGCCAGCGTCATTCCTGAGGGACAATTCATTGACAACAAGAAGGCTTCAGAGAAACTCTTGGGCTCCATTGATGTTGACCAGAGCCAGtacaagtttggacacacaaAG GTGTTCTTCAAAGCCGGCCTGCTGGGTACTCTGGAGGAAATGCGAGATGAAAAACTGGCTATCCTCGTGACCATGACTCAGGCTCTCTGCAGAGGTTACGTCATGAGGAAGGAGTTTGTCAAAATGATGGAGAGGAG GGAGGCCATTTACTCCATCCAGTACAACATCCGCTCATTCACGAATGTCAAATCATGGCCATGGATGAAGCTGTACTTCAAGATCAAGCCTCTGCTGAAGAGTGCAGAGACTGAAAAGGAGATGGCTAACATGAAAGAAGACTTTGAGAAAACCAAGGAAGATCTCACCAAGGCTTTAGCCAAGAAGAAGGAACTAGAGGAGAAGATGGTTTCTCTTCTGCAGGAGAAGAATGACTTGCAGCTGCAGATTCAGTCT GATGGTGAAACCCTTAATGATGCTGAGGAAAGGTGTGAGGGGCTCATCAAAGCCAAAATCCAGCTGGAGGCAAAAGTCAAGGAGGCTTGTGAGAGgctggaggatgaggaggaggtgAATGGTGAGCTGACGGCGAAGAAGAGGAAGCTGGAGGATGAGTGCTCTGAGCTGAAGAAAGACATTGATGACATGGAGCTTACTCTGGCTAAAGTAGAGAAGGAGAAACATGCCACTGAGAACAAG GTCAAAAATCTGACAGAGGAGATGGCCACTCTTGATGAGGGCATCGCCAAGTTGTCCAAAGAGAAGAAAGCCCTCCAAGAGGCCCATCAACAGACCCTGGATGATCTTCAAGCAGAGGAAGACAAAGTCAACACTCTGACCAAGGCCAAGATCAAGCTGGAGCAGCAAGTGGATGAT CTTGAAGGATCCCTGGAGCAAGAAAAGAAACTTCGCATGGATCTTGAACGATCAAAGAGGAAGCTGGAGGGCGATCTGAAGTTGGCTCATGAAACCATCATGGATCTCGAGAACGACAAGCAGCAGTCTGATGAGAAAATCAAGAA GAAGGACTTTGAGTCGAGTCAGCTCCTCAGCAGGATTGAGGATGAACAGTCATTGAGTGCTCAGCATCAGAAGAAGATCAAAGAACTTCAG GCCCGTATTGAGGAGCTGGAGGAGGAGATTGAAGCTGAGCGTGCCGCTCGCGCCAAGGTTGAGAAGCAGAGGTCTGATCTCTCCAGGGAACTTGAGGAGATCAGCGAGCGTCTCGAGGAGGCCGGTGGGGCCACCGCTGTTCAGATCGAGATGAACAAGAAGCGTGAGGCCGAGTTCCAGAAGATGCGTCGTGACCTGGAAGAGTCCACCCTGCAGCACGAATCCACCGCTGCAGCTCTGCGCAAGAAGCAGGCTGACAGCGTGGCAGAACTTGGCGAGCAGATTGACAACCTTCAGCGTGTCAAGCAGAAGCTGGAGAAGGAGAAGAGTGAATACAAGATGGAGATTGACGACCTCAGCAGCAACATGGAGAACATCTCCAAGTCAAAG ACTAATCTGGAGAAAATGTGCCGCACACTTGAGGATCAACTGAGTGAATTTAAGTCCAAAAATGAAGAACATGTGCGACAGCTCAATGATGTCGGTCTCCATAGAGCACGATTGCAAACAGAACATG GTGAAATCAGTCGCCAGCTGGAGGAAAAAGAGGCCCTGATCTCTCAACTGACCAGGAGCAAGCAGGCTAACATCCAACAGATTGATGAGTTTAAGAGGCACCTTGAGGAGGAAGTTAAa TCCAAGAACGCCCTGGCCCACGCCGTCCAGTCCTCCCGTCATGACTGTGACCTGCTCAGAGAGCAGTATGAGGAGGAACAGGAGGCCAAGGCTGAGCTGCAACGAGCACTGTCCAAGGCCAACAGCGAGGTTGCTCAGTGGAGAACCAAATATGAGACTGACGCCATTCAGCGCACTGAAGAGCTTGAGGAGGCAAA GAAAAAGCTTGCCCAGCGTCTCCAGGATGCAGAGGAAAGCATTGAGGCAGTGAACGCCAAGTGTGCTTCACTGGAAAAGACCAAGCAGAGACTCCACTGCGAAGTGGAAGATCTGATGATCGACGTGGAGAGAGCCAACGCTCTGGCTGCCGCCCTTGACAAGAAGCAGAGGAACTTTGACAAG GTTCTTGCCGAGTGGAAGCAGAAGTATGAGGAGAGCCAGGCAGAGTTGGAAGGCGCTCTGAAGGAGGCCCGCTCACTCAGCACTGAGATGTTTAAGATGAAGAACTCCTATGAAGAGGCTCTGGACCACCTGGAGACCCTGAAGAGGGAGAACAAGAACCTGCAAC AGGAGGTCTCAGACTTAACTGAGCAAATCAGTCAGACTGGAAAGACCATCCATGAACTGGAGAAAAGCAAAAAGATTGTGGAAATTGAGAAGTCTGAACTTCAGACTTCCCTTGAGGAGGCAGAG GCCGCCCTGGAGCACGAGGAGTCTAAGATTCTTCGCGTTCAGCTTGAACTGACCCAAGTCAAGAGTGAGGTGGACAGAAAGCTCGCGGAGAAGGATGAGGAGATGGAGCAAATCAAGAGGAACAGTCAGCGCGTGATCGAGTCCATGCAGAGCACTTTGGATGCTGAGATCAGGAGCAGGAACGATGCCCTGAGAATTAAgaagaagatggagggagacctGAATGAGATGGAGATTCAACTCAGCCATGCCAACCGACAGGCAGCTGAAGCCCAGAAACAACTGAGGAACGTTCAGGGACAACTCAAG GATGCTCAACTGCACCTTGACGACGCACTAAGAGGTCAGGATGAAATGAGAGAGCAGGTTGCCATGGTGGAGCGCAGGAACACCCTGATGCTCGCTGAGATTGAGGAGCTGAGATCTGCTCTGGAGCAGACAGAAAGAAGCCGCAAAGTGGCTGAAGCTGAGCTGATTGATGCCAGTGAGCGTGTGACACTGCTGCACTCTCAG AACACCAGCCTTATCAACACCAAGAAGAAGCTGGAGGCTGACCTCGTCCAGATCCAGGGTGAAGTGGAGGACTCTGTGCAGGAAGCAAGAAATGCTGAAGACAAGGCCAAGAAGGCCATCACTGAT GCTGCCATGATGGCAGAGGAGCTGAAGAAGGAGCAGGACACCAGCGCTCATTTGGAGAGGATGAAGAAGAACCTCGAGGTGACAGTCAAAGATCTGCAGCACCGCCTGGATGAGGCTGAGACTCTGGCTTTGAAGGGAGGAAAGAAGCAGATCCAGAAACTGGAGGCTAGG ATTCGTGAATTGGAGAATGAGGTCGATGCCGAGCAGAGGCGTGGCGCTGAGGCCATCAAGGGAGTGCGCAAATATGAGAGAAGAGTTAAGGAGCTCACCTACCAG GCTGAGGAGGACAGGAAAAATGTTAACAGACTGCAGGATCTGGTGGACAAGCTCCAGCTGAAGGTTAAAGCCTACAAGAGGCAGTCTGAGGAGTCT GAGGAGCAAGCCAACACTCACCTGACCAGGTACAGGAAGGTGCAGCATGAGATGGAGGAGGCTCAGGAGCGGGCTGACATCGCAGAGTCCCAGGTCAACAAGCTGAGGGCCAGAAGCCGGGAATTTGTGAAG ACCAAGGAAGCAGAAGAATAA